From a region of the Budorcas taxicolor isolate Tak-1 chromosome 9, Takin1.1, whole genome shotgun sequence genome:
- the SMIM8 gene encoding small integral membrane protein 8 has translation MSSAPEPPAFKKEPPKEKDLGNVGLRGVRTTTLFRAVNPELFIKPNKPVMAFGLITLSLCVAYIGYLHATRENEKDLYEAIDSEGHSYMRRKTSKWD, from the exons ATGTCTTCAGCACCTGAGCCTCCAGCCTTTAAAAAGGAGCCGCCCAAGGAGAAAGACCTGGGAAACGTAGGGCTCAGAGGGGTCCGCACCACAACCTTATTTCGAGCTGTGAATCCAGAGCTCTTCATTAAACCT aACAAACCTGTAATGGCTTTCGGATTAATAACCCTTTCGCTCTGCGTGGCTTATATCGGTTACCTACATGCGACGCGGGAGAATGAGAAGGACCTCTATGAAGCTATTGATAGTGAGGGACACAGTTACATGAGGAGGAAAACGTCTAAATGGGATTAA